TGAGAACGTCGCGATAGGCGGTAGAACAAATTTTTCACGGGATGTGTCGGGTTCGGAAAGGTGGAACAGTAGACTCAGGGGAATGAACAGCATTTGATGGATCTCCTATCGGAACAGAGGGACTCAGTCGTCTTCAAATCGGATCTTCATCGCCGCGGCGTGCCCTTCGAGGCCTTCAACCTCAGCCAGTTTAACGACTGCGGGTGTGACTTCCGCTAAAGCCGCTTTGGTGTATGAGATGAGACTCGATTTCTTGAGGAAATCGTCAACGCCGAGGGGCGAGGCGTAACGAGCGGCTGTCCCTGTGGGCAAGACATGGTTCGGTCCCGCGATGTAATCCCCAACGGCTTCTGGTGAATAGGGACCCATGAGGATGGCACCAGCGTTATGCACGTCCCCGAGCCGATCCAATGGGTTTTCAATGTGAAGTTCAAGGTGTTCGGGTGCGATTTCGTTGGCGAGGGTGAACGCCTCGGATAGATTTGCGGTGATAAGCGCGGCACCGAAGTTCGCAAATGCCGCTGTAAGTTCGTCGCGGCGCGGTAAAGACTCCCTCTGAACCTCGATCGCTGATTTGACCTGTTCCGCGAACCCAAGTGAAGGGGTAATGAGGATTGCGGCGGAATCAGCCTTGTGTTCTGCTTGTGAGATGAGGTCTGCAGCGACGTAATCCGGGTCAGCCGTGCTGTCTGCGATCACGAGGATTTCGCTGGGACCCGCTAATTTGTCTATATCGACATGCCCATAAACCTCTTTCTTGGCAAATTGGACATAGAGGTTCCCCGGGCCCACGATTTTATCGACGGGTGGGATGGTCTTAGTGCCATACGCCATCGCCGCAACGGCTTGTGCACCGCCGCATTTGTAGATCTCTTGGATACCGCATTCTGCGGCGGCAACCAGCATATACGGGTTTATCTCCCGGTTTCGCATTGGTGGGATACAGGCGGCGATTTCTTCAACACCCGCAACGGTAGCAGGGATGACGCTCATCAGCAATGAAGAGACGAGGAGTTGGCTGACGGCTGGAATGTGAACACCCACACGTCTTAGCGGACGGATCAGATGTCCGAGCAGGACACCGTTGGGTTCTGTTGACATCCATGAAGTTCGTAACTGTTTCTCGTGGAATTTTTCGATGTTTGTTCTGGCGTGTGTGATTGCGTCTATAAATTCAGAGGGGACCTCTAAATAGGCTTCCCCAAATTCTTCTCGGGATACTTTCAGCTCCTTTGCTGAGATACGGGGCGCGTCGAGTTTGCGTGTATATCGGATAACTGCCTTATCCCCTTCCGCTTGCACATCACTCAAAGTCCGCCGGACTGTCTTTAAAATACTTTCATCCGTTAGTTTACCGCGCGCTTTCAACTTTGAGAGAAAATCTTCGGCTTCTTGGGTCCCTGTCTCGACGATTTTCAACATTCTACAATAATCCTTCCGCTGCTTTTGGAAACCAACGAGCGGTACCCAAAAGGGTTAAACTTCTTCGGTGTTGTCGTTGACTCTTCTAATGTTTGCCCCGATGTTGTTGAGTTTTTCCTCGATGGATTCGTAGCCACGATCGATGTGATAGACCCGTGATACGACGGTTTCCCCGAGTGCTGCCATTCCAACTGCTACAAGCACAGCCCCTGCGCGCAGATCGGACGCCATTACCGGGGCACCGCTGAGTCTCCCGACCCCATTAATCACTGCCTTGCTACCATCGAGCATGATGTCGGCTCCCATCCGGTTTAATTCCGCAGCATGAATGTAGCGGTCTGTATGGACGTTTTCCGTGATAATACTGGTCCCGGAGGCGAGGCAGAGCAGCCCCATGATTTGTGCTTGCATATCTGTCGGGAAACCAGGGAAGGGTTCTGTCGTGACATCAATGCCTCTAATTTCACGGGGTGTTGTAACGCGGACCCCCTCGTCATCCCAATCTAATTCGACCCCTGCTTCAGTGAGTTTTTCTGATATGGCGGGAATTTGTTGGGGTGTGATGCCTTCAACATAAACATCGCCTCTGGTAATAGCACCTGCGACCATGAAGGTGCCAGCCTCAATGTCGTCGGAGATGACGGTGTGTTCAGTGCCGCGCAGTTGTTTAACGCCGTGAATCGTCAGCACAGAGGTCCCAATACCTTCTATATGTGCCCCCATAGCATTGAGAAAACGGGCGAGATCAGAGATATGGGGCTCACACGCTGCGCCTCGGATCACCGTGGTGCCTTCAGCCAAGGTGGCAGCCATCATAACATTCGCAGTTGCCCCGACGCTGGGTCCGTGCTGCCCCATGAGATACATCTCTGTGCCAACGAGCCGTTCCGCTTGCGCATAGATGTATCCGCGTTCCACTGTAACGTCTGCACCCAGATGCTCTAAGCCTCGGATATGCAAGTCGATAGGGCGCGGTCCAATGGCGCATCCGCCGGGGAATGAGACTTTTGCCTTCCCTAATTTCGCCACGAGCGGGCCGAGAACATAGATAGATGCACGCATTTTTCGCACGAGTTCGTAAGGGGCTTCGTATTCTAAGTGGTTTATTGGCTCAATATAGAGGGAGTCGTTTTTTGTTTTTGTTGTTGCCCCGAGTCCTTCCAATACGGCACTGAGGGTTTTTACGTCTGTTAAATTTGGTACATTGTGAAGGATGCTGGCACCATCGCCGAGGATCGCAGCGGCAACAGCGATCGGCAGAACTGCATTTTTGGAGCCGCTCACGGGGATCCTTCCTTGGAGTCGGGTACCACCTTTAATGATTAATTTTTCCATTTCCGTCTCCTTACAAATTTTTGTCGCCGAGTATAGCGGGTTATACTAACCCTACCTGCATAAACGATGCCAATCGGTTACTTGTTACAAACTCTGATAATATAAGGCTTTTTGGTTTTAAGGATTGTGTCAAAAAAGATACATGTTAGTGAGTTATGACGAATTGTAAAGGTAAGTGAACTTTTCAGAACTTATGCAAAGCACAATGCGTTGCGCTGTTACAAACCGTTACTTTGTTGAAAGCGGATGAGATCGATTAACCTGAATCGCTGTTTCGCATTTCTCGCTTTTCTCACAATTCGCTTGCCTTGATGGTGAACTTTTGCTAAAATGTGCTTCTACACCGATCGCCTTTGCTGGGTGGGTTTCTAAGCCTACCTATTGCTGGCGGGGAAGTCATTTAAATTTTTACTGTTACAAACGAGGACAAGGTGAGACAGATGGCAGACAAAACATATCGTATTGGCATTATTGGATGCGGTGGCATGGGACGTTCCCATGCGAATAATTGGGCAAGTACCGGGCGTGCCGAAGTTGTCACGGCTTCGGACATTAGCGCAGAATCCGCGGCAAAATTCGCAGAAGAGTTCTCCCTCCCAACTCACTATACCGATTTCGGTGAAATGTGTGAGAAAGAGGATTTGGACATCGTTAGTATTACGACGTGGCAGAGCGTCCGTGCCGAACCAACGATCGCTGCTGCGGAGAACGGAGTCCGCGGCGTTATTACCGAAAAACCGATGTCGGCTTCCGTTGGCGATGCACAGGACATGATGAATGCCTGTGACAAGCACAATGTAAAGTTGGTCGTTGGACACCAGCGGCGTTTCAGTCCCCAGAATTGTGAGGCACGCCGACTCATCCAAGAAGGGGCAATCGGTCAGCCGCAGGCGATGCTCCGCCGTGATGGACACGGACTTTTGAACCGTGGTACCCATGAAATCGACGAAATGCGCTACATCCTCGGTGATCCCGATCCGTTATGGCTCATCGGTCAGGTCGCACGCAAAACCGATCGTTGGGAGCGACGTGTCAGAACGGAAGACCTGTGTATGGCGGAAATCTGCTTTGAGAACGGTATCCGCGGTATCTACGAAAGCGATTTACCGGAACCCGTCCTCCGAGGCGATGTCGTCTACGGGGACGATGGGCAACTCCGGCGGGGTGAAAATGGAACGATTGAATTGCTCAACAGCAAAGCCGCAGGCTGGCAAGTTGTTGAACCTCGCCAAGGTGAGCCGAATCAATTTGATGAGATGTTAGCCTGGATTGAAGGCAGTGTTGATGAACACCGTAATGCTGGCAGACATGGACTTTGCACGATAGAAATCTTGATGGCGATTTATGAATCGTTGCGTCTCCAAGACGTTGTTACGTTCCCGTTAAAAACGCGCCCCAACCCACTGGACCTTCTCGTTGAAGGTGGAAAGTTACCCGTATTTGTTGAGGGACGCTACGATATCCGGGCACCCTTCCCAGAAGAAAAGAAGTAGTTGAAGGGTTATCGGTTGTCGGCTATCGATTTTCAGCAGGCAGAAGTTGGGAAGTGCCTAAAGTCTATAAAGTCTGTAAAGTGTTCTAAAGTCTGTAAAGTTCAAGACAACTGCCTAACTTTCTAACTTTAGAACACTTGCAAATTTCTTACGCTTTAGAATACTTTACAACGTTCTCTTGCTGGTTGTTGACAGTCTTTACTTAGCAATCTACCTCTTTCCCTTCGCTACCGTAAACATCCATCCGTTCCTGTGTTGTAATCTCTCCCGCACTCGCAGGTTTATAATGGAGTTGTAAGGCTCGCCGTCGCTGTTCCGATTGGTTGGCAGGGCTGCCGTGATGCGTCAAGCCGTGCCAGAAAAGACATCCACCCGGTTTAAGCGGAACCATCGTATCCCGCCCTACAGGGACATCCGTATCGCAAATCTGCCAATCTCGGCGTTTGAAATGGATCATCGGTCCCTCGATATTTGAACCCGGGATGACGTGTAAGCATCCGTTTTCAGGCGTGGCTTCATCTAAAGCGATCCATACGCCGACAACCGTTGTCTGCATCGGTAAGTTGAAATAGGCTAAATCCTGATGCCACGGTTTTTCTGATCCGTGACGCGGCGGCTTAACAAGTGCCATGTCTTGGAACAGTTCAGAAGTATCCCCCATCATTTTTTCCAGCACACTGTGAAGTCCTGCATGAGCTGCCATTGCGTTCAGACGCGGTTCATAGTCTACAAAACCGAAGATTTTCCGGATCGCATCCCGACGCTCTTGACCTTCCAGCGTGTTTTTCTGCTTGACGAGTTTCGGCTCGAATTGGATCGCTCGGAAATCGGGGCACTTTCCGTCCATGAGATGGATCATACCTGCCAATGCGTCCTCGATTTCGGCAGCACTGAAGGCATCGTTGATGACGAGATAGCCGTTTCGATGAAAGTATTCGATGTCTGCATCGGTTACGGCTGAAAACCCACCGGAAATCCCCTCGGCAGCCGTGTCAAATCGATACAGGTCGGGCGGGTATGAGATTTGGGCGATGTCTGCCTGTTCGCTTGTCGTTGCGGTATCCATGTTAAACTCCTTAAATTTCGCCGTTACTTTCGCGGGTCATGAGGGTCAGGAAATCGTCAACCCGATCAATTGCGACTTGGGCACGGTCGCGTGCCGATGCGTCCTGCGCCTCTTCAGCGAGCCATTGTTGTCGTTGTGGGAGCCACTCGTTTTTCAAATGGTTCAGTTGGTTCAGGAAGTGAGGATCCTCACTTTCACTGACGAAATACTCAATCACACCCAACAATCCGTATTTACGGTTTATCTCCATGTCGTCTAATTCATCTACCATTTGCAAGAAAAGATGCTGGTTCCTGTCCTGTCGGGCTTGGGCGACTTCGCGAGAAGACTCTGTTAGGAGTTTATCGACGAATTCCTGTTTGGAATTAATCCAGCGGGGCAGATTCCGGACGTAATCTTCGAGGTCAAAATTCCCACGTTGTAGTGCGAAATGCGAATGGATGTGAATGTTTCGGAAGAACGCGGTATAGCCGACGTTCGGGTCCATTGTGTCCGCATCGTAGAGGATTTGGTTTTCGATCCTGTTATAGAGCAGTTTAAAATCCTCTGCTGTGAGGTTCATCGGTTTTAGGTGTGCGAGGACAACGGCTGTCGCGGCTTGGACGAAATCTGAATCGAAATCGTACATCGCCAAGATATTCTCGGTAATGACCGCTCCGGATTCATGATGGACCTTGCCGTGGAGGTTGTGCTTGTTGTAAAGCTCGGTAATGATGTTCTGACCCGCAGGAGTGAGCGTCTCGTTTAACCAGAATCCGTTGTGGTCAAGAATCCGTTGCCCGTTGTCGTCCGTCAAGATAATACCGTCGTAGCGTTTGGTGATGTCGTGCAGGGTGCCAGCGACTTCCAGCAGCTTCACGTCTCCACCTTCCCGTTTACCGAGTTCCATGCCCAGCGCACGCACACGCATGGTGTGGTTCCATGTATAGTGTCGCCACTGGAAACCGACCCGGTTGTGTTCCCAGAGTGCGAAGGTTTCATTAACTAAGGTTTCCAACTCATTCAAGACTTGGCTATAGTTCATTTTTTAATTTTTCCTTGCGGTTAAAGTTCGTGCGTTTCGGTTTTGACGGGCGTTGCTTATATCCGCCCTCCACTACATTACGGGCTACGGGTTTTGCGTCTATTTCAAGAGGAAGTCTTTGTGGGACGAAGACCTCTTTACTGACGACTGATTACTGACTGCTAATTGCCATCTGCCAAATCCGCGTCAGGCGTTATATTTAACTTCAATAAGGGATAATCCGTGTGCCGGAGCCGACATTCCTGCTGCGGCTCGGTCTCTGGCATCTAAAATACGACGAAGTTGTGTCTCAGCCTCTTGGGATTTCGTATTTTTAACGCAGCGTGTAGGTTTCCAAAACTTGCTATTAAGAATCAAGAGAGTGCCGGTGATGGCGCGAACCA
This window of the Candidatus Poribacteria bacterium genome carries:
- the hisD gene encoding histidinol dehydrogenase; amino-acid sequence: MLKIVETGTQEAEDFLSKLKARGKLTDESILKTVRRTLSDVQAEGDKAVIRYTRKLDAPRISAKELKVSREEFGEAYLEVPSEFIDAITHARTNIEKFHEKQLRTSWMSTEPNGVLLGHLIRPLRRVGVHIPAVSQLLVSSLLMSVIPATVAGVEEIAACIPPMRNREINPYMLVAAAECGIQEIYKCGGAQAVAAMAYGTKTIPPVDKIVGPGNLYVQFAKKEVYGHVDIDKLAGPSEILVIADSTADPDYVAADLISQAEHKADSAAILITPSLGFAEQVKSAIEVQRESLPRRDELTAAFANFGAALITANLSEAFTLANEIAPEHLELHIENPLDRLGDVHNAGAILMGPYSPEAVGDYIAGPNHVLPTGTAARYASPLGVDDFLKKSSLISYTKAALAEVTPAVVKLAEVEGLEGHAAAMKIRFEDD
- the murA gene encoding UDP-N-acetylglucosamine 1-carboxyvinyltransferase is translated as MEKLIIKGGTRLQGRIPVSGSKNAVLPIAVAAAILGDGASILHNVPNLTDVKTLSAVLEGLGATTKTKNDSLYIEPINHLEYEAPYELVRKMRASIYVLGPLVAKLGKAKVSFPGGCAIGPRPIDLHIRGLEHLGADVTVERGYIYAQAERLVGTEMYLMGQHGPSVGATANVMMAATLAEGTTVIRGAACEPHISDLARFLNAMGAHIEGIGTSVLTIHGVKQLRGTEHTVISDDIEAGTFMVAGAITRGDVYVEGITPQQIPAISEKLTEAGVELDWDDEGVRVTTPREIRGIDVTTEPFPGFPTDMQAQIMGLLCLASGTSIITENVHTDRYIHAAELNRMGADIMLDGSKAVINGVGRLSGAPVMASDLRAGAVLVAVGMAALGETVVSRVYHIDRGYESIEEKLNNIGANIRRVNDNTEEV
- a CDS encoding Gfo/Idh/MocA family oxidoreductase, which translates into the protein MADKTYRIGIIGCGGMGRSHANNWASTGRAEVVTASDISAESAAKFAEEFSLPTHYTDFGEMCEKEDLDIVSITTWQSVRAEPTIAAAENGVRGVITEKPMSASVGDAQDMMNACDKHNVKLVVGHQRRFSPQNCEARRLIQEGAIGQPQAMLRRDGHGLLNRGTHEIDEMRYILGDPDPLWLIGQVARKTDRWERRVRTEDLCMAEICFENGIRGIYESDLPEPVLRGDVVYGDDGQLRRGENGTIELLNSKAAGWQVVEPRQGEPNQFDEMLAWIEGSVDEHRNAGRHGLCTIEILMAIYESLRLQDVVTFPLKTRPNPLDLLVEGGKLPVFVEGRYDIRAPFPEEKK
- a CDS encoding phytanoyl-CoA dioxygenase family protein gives rise to the protein MDTATTSEQADIAQISYPPDLYRFDTAAEGISGGFSAVTDADIEYFHRNGYLVINDAFSAAEIEDALAGMIHLMDGKCPDFRAIQFEPKLVKQKNTLEGQERRDAIRKIFGFVDYEPRLNAMAAHAGLHSVLEKMMGDTSELFQDMALVKPPRHGSEKPWHQDLAYFNLPMQTTVVGVWIALDEATPENGCLHVIPGSNIEGPMIHFKRRDWQICDTDVPVGRDTMVPLKPGGCLFWHGLTHHGSPANQSEQRRRALQLHYKPASAGEITTQERMDVYGSEGKEVDC
- a CDS encoding HD domain-containing protein; this translates as MNYSQVLNELETLVNETFALWEHNRVGFQWRHYTWNHTMRVRALGMELGKREGGDVKLLEVAGTLHDITKRYDGIILTDDNGQRILDHNGFWLNETLTPAGQNIITELYNKHNLHGKVHHESGAVITENILAMYDFDSDFVQAATAVVLAHLKPMNLTAEDFKLLYNRIENQILYDADTMDPNVGYTAFFRNIHIHSHFALQRGNFDLEDYVRNLPRWINSKQEFVDKLLTESSREVAQARQDRNQHLFLQMVDELDDMEINRKYGLLGVIEYFVSESEDPHFLNQLNHLKNEWLPQRQQWLAEEAQDASARDRAQVAIDRVDDFLTLMTRESNGEI